The Leptospira langatensis DNA segment CTGACGAAACGCTTTGTAGGATGTCCAACCTAATAATGAATAGGAAGGTATCTTATATATGATGCTTGATTGGAATGATTACCAAACTCAACTCAAGGCCGCAATGACAGAGGTCGCTCATTTGAATCCGGAGATCATTCGGGGATACAGGGGCCTGAGCGACTCCGGCGCAAAGACAGGTTTATTGGACGCTAAAACAAGAGAGTTGATCGCCATAGCAGTGGGTGTTACGCGCC contains these protein-coding regions:
- a CDS encoding carboxymuconolactone decarboxylase family protein — translated: MMLDWNDYQTQLKAAMTEVAHLNPEIIRGYRGLSDSGAKTGLLDAKTRELIAIAVGVTRQCDGCIVTHVDAAMKQGATKEEITEALSVAITVNAGAALVYSTRALDAFKAKSTT